The window CCGGGGCACACCACTCCGCCGCACCATCCCTGCAGCACCGAGAACCGCACCGAACGCCCAGAAGGGGGACCGTCGTGGCCCGCAACGCACGGCTCGCGCGCCTGCGTCTGATTCCCGCCGTCGGCGTCGCCGGCGCCGTCCTGGCCCTGAGCGGCTGCGGCGCCGGTCAGATCGCCCAGACCGCCCAGCAGGTCGCCGCCATCGACGGCGCGAACGGCACCGCCGGCGAGGTGGCGGTCCGTGACGTCCGTCTCGCTCCGACCGAGTCGTACCGCTACGAGCCCGGCGCCGACATTCCGGTCAAGCTCTGGCTGAGCAACACCTCGCTCAACCCCGACGAGCTCACCGGAGTCACCACGGAAGCGGCCGAGGAGGTCGTCGTCGAAGGCGACACCGACATCCAGCCCCAGACCCTGCGCGAGGTCAACTCCGAGACCGACACGACCATCGTCGTCACCGGTCTGCGCGACGAGCTGCCCTACGGCAAATCGATCCCGATGACGTTCAGCTTCGCCTCCGGCGGCACCATCTCGGTCAACGTGCCGATCGAGATCCCGGAGCAGCGCAGCACCGAGCCGCGGGAGACCGTCAACATCCTCCCCGAGGAGCACAGCGACATCTGGTTCGGCGAGGGTCACGAAGGCGAAGCGGGCCACGAGGGCACCGAAGAGGGCCACTGAGCGTCTTCTTCCGTCAGGAGGAGCGTCATGACCACCGATCACGACGGGCCGGCTAGCCCCTATTCCGCGATGGCCGACACCTTGCGCGTCGCCACCGAGAACGCCGCCGCCCTGTGGCGTCTCGGCGCCGAGACCCTGGCCGTGCAGGCTGACGCGATCCGACGTCAGCAGGTGCCGGATCCGGTTCCCGGCGTGGAGCAGTACTTCGACCTGCTGCGGCAGGCCACCGAGGCCAACCAGCAGCTCGCCGCCCAGTGGGTGGCGGCTGTCCGGTCGATGACCGGGCTGCTGGTGCCGGGTGCAACGGTGATCCCTGGCGGTGCCGCGGGGCGGCACGTCCCCACCGCGCCGGACGGTGGCGCGGCGTACGGCAGTGCTGCCGCCCCTGGCGGCGCGGACGGTGCCGGCGACGCAGACCGTGTGAGTGGCGCGGGCGATGCCGACGGCGCGGGCGCTACCGGCGACGCAGACGCTGCCGGCGACACAGACGCTGCTCTCGGCGCAGGCGGTGCCGGCGGCGCAGACCGTGCCGGTCGGGACACCGCCGACGGGAACGCGAAGATTTCCGACGACGAACCCGCCACCACGGTGATGGTGCCCGAGGCACCCGCGCCGGCGGTCGTCGCCGCCGGGCAGAGCCTCGCACCGACCGGCACCTCCGGCGAGCTGGTGCCGGCCGCCCCGGCGACGGTCGACCTTCCGGCCCGCGGCACCGTCGACGTCCCCGCTCCCGGCACGATCGATCGCACCGCCGCTTCCACCGCCCCGGCGAAGCGCCGTCGGCGGGCACCGGCCCGCGCACCGCGGGCCGACGGCAATGCCGGGGACAGCGGTGAGCGCTCCGCCGCCGACGGCGGCACGGCCGACGCCGGTGCCGACGATCCCCGGACCGCGTACGTCCGGATGGGCAAGGCCGCGATCAGCGCCCGGTTGGCCGAGCGCGGACTGCCCCGGAGTGGCACGCTCGCCCAACTGGTCAACCGGCTGGTCGCCGCCGAGGCCTCCGATGCCGACTCAGCGCCGTCGGACCACTCAGGACCCGTGGGCCCCTCCACATCCTGAGGCCCGTCATCGCTCGGACTTCCCGATCCTGGGACGCCCCGGCCGGCCGCGGAATCCGGGCGGGCGACGCCACCGGCTGACAGGTGTGGTGGCGGTGATGCCCCGCCCTGCGGGGCGCGACCGACCGGCGGCCCGCCCGAACGTCTGTACCCATCCGCTCCGCGCGCCTGCGGAGACACTGTCGGTGCCGCCCTCTACCGTGCAGGACATGGCTACCAGCTCGACGAACCCCCGCGCCGCCCGACCCACGTTCCGCTGTTCCGAGTGCGGTGCGGCGGCGGCGAAATGGCACGGCCGCTGCCCCGAGTGTCAGGCCTGGGGCAGCCTCGCCGAGGCGTCCCCGGTGGCCGGCAGCCTGCGCAAGGTCAGCGCCGGACCGACCAGCGGCGCGGCGCAGTCGATGCCCGACATCGACGCGACCGCCGTGCAGATGCGCGCCAGCGGGATCCGGGAGCTCGACCGGGTCCTGGGCGGCGGGCTGGTGCCCGGTTCGGTGACGCTACTCGCCGGTGAGCCGGGCGTCGGCAAGTCCACACTGCTGCTCGCCGCCGCGCAGGCGTGGGCCGCGGCCGGCCACGGACGCGCCCTGATCATCACCGGCGAGGAATCCGCGGCCCAGGTCCGGCTCCGTGCCGAGCGGATCGGCGCGATGCACCCCGCGGTCTTCCTGGCCGCGGAGACGGAACTGTCGGCGGCGTTGTCCCACATCGAGACCGTGGCGCCGACGTTCCTCATCGTCGACTCCGTGCAGACGGTGGCGGCGGCCGAGGTCGACGGCAGCAGCGGCGGGGTGACACAGATCCGGGCGGTCGCGTCCGCGCTGATCGCCGTGGCCAAGGCCCGCGGCATCGCCACCTTCCTCGTCGGACACGTCACCAAGGAAGGTGGCATCGCCGGTCCCCGGGTGCTCGAGCACCTCGTCGACGTGGTGCTGCACTTCGAGGGCGACCGGCAGTCCAGCCTCCGGTTGGTCCGCGGGGTGAAGAACCGCTTCGGGCCGTCCGACGAGGTCGGCTGCTTCCAGATGGTCGGGGCCGGCATCCTGTCCCTCGACGATCCGTCCGGGTTGTTCCTGTCCGCCCGGCGGCCGCACATCCCCGGCACCTGTTCGACCATCGCGATGGAGGGCCGGCGACCGCTGCCGGTGGAGATCCAGACCCTGGTCACACCGCGGTCCAAGGACGGCTACGGCCAGCGTTCGGCCGTCGGGCTGGCCGCCCCCCGGGTGGATCTCGTGTTGGCGGTGCTGCAGCGCTGGGGCGGCGTCGCGGTCAACACCTACGACGTGATGGCCGCCACGGTCGGTGGTGCCAAGCTGATCGAACCGTCCGCCGACCTCGCCCTCGGGATGGCGGTGTGGTCCTCGGCCCGCGACATCCCGCTCTCCCCGGGGCTGGTGGTGCTGGGCGAACTCGGGCTCTCCGCCGACGTGCGGCCGGTGGCTGGCCTCGACCGGCGGCTGGTGGAGGCACGCCGGCTGGGCTTCGACCACGCCATCGTGCCCGCGGGTACGGCGGTCGAGCGTCCCCTCGGCATGCGGGTGGATCAGGTCTCCGACCTCGGGGAGGCGTTGCGCGCCCAGGGCAACGACGCCGGAGTGGTGCACTGGCTGCGGGAGAAACGCGCCCGCTGACCGGACGGGGTACGCCGACCATCGGACCCGCCGACCCCGGCACGGTGCGCCCGCCGCGGTGCGCCCCCGTACGGTGCGGCCTCAGCACGGTGCTTCCGCCGCCGCCGCAGGGCCCGCCCGACGCAGGCCGCACGAGCGGCGTCGCTCCGGTCGGCCCGGCGGCCGGGCGGCGTACGCGCGACGCCGGCCCCCGGCGTGACCACCCGGTGCACCTCGGCGCGGATCCGGCCGGGACCGTCCGGAGGCCGGCCGCCGGGGTGGGAGCCCCTAGACTGACACCGCGTCGGCCGGACCATCTCGGGGTGAGGTGGCACGGCACGCATGACCAGACACCGATCCGGCCGGTGTCTTTCCGCCGGAGGGACCGGCCGTGACCGCGGACGTGCCCGACGACCGGACCCGGCGCGGTGAGCAACCGTCGACCGGACCGCTGACGAGTGGACGAAAGGGGTGGGGGTGGCCGAGCGAGCGTCCAGCCCGGCGTTGCGATCGGTGCTGAGCCGGTTGGCACCCGGCACCGACCTGCGTGAAGGGCTGGAGCGGATCCTGCGGGGCCGCACCGGTGCGCTCATCGTGCTCGGCTTCGACAAGCCCGTCGAGGACATCTGCGACGGCGGCTTCCAGATCAACATCGACTTCTCGCCGACGCGCGTGCGGGAGCTGTCCAAGATGGACGGCGCCGTCATCCTCAACGACAGTGCCAGCCGCATCCTGCGTGCCAACGTCCAGCTGATGCCCGACCCCGCCATCCCGACGGCCGAGTCCGGCACCCGACACCGCACCGCCGAACGCACCGCACTGCAGACCGGTCTCCCGGTGATCTCGGTCAGCCACTCGATGTCGATCATCAGCCTGTACTACGACGGCATCCGTTACGTGCTGGCCGATCCGTCGACCATCCTGGCCCGGGCGAACCAGGCGCTGGCGACCCTGCAGCGTTACCGGGCCCGGCTCGACGAGGTGGCCCAGCAGCTCTCGGCGCTGGAGATCGAGGACTTCACCACATTGCGGGACGTCACCACCGTGGTGCAGCGGCTGTTGATGGTGCGCCGCATCGCCAACGAGATCGCCAGCGACGTCGCTGAACTCGGCACCGACGGGCGCCTCCCCGCACTGCAGCTGGACGAGTTGACCAGCACCATCGAGGACACCCGGGTGCTGCTGGTCCGCGACTACCTGCCCGACGGCCTCGACCGGTCGGAGACCGACGTGCTCGACGCCCTCGAGGAGATCGACGAGACCGCCCTGCTCGACCTGCACTCCATCGCCCGTGACCTCGGGTACGCCATCAACCCGGACGTCCTGGACATGCACGTCAGCCCGCGTGGGTACCGGCTGCTCGCCGCGATCCCCCGGGTGCCGCAGGCCATCCAGGACCGCCTCATCGCCCACTTCCACAACCTGCAGGGGCTGCTCGCTGCTACCGCCGGCGACCTGCAGGAGGTCGAGGGCGTCGGCGAGGCGCGGGCGCGGGTGGTCCGCGAGGGCCTGTCCCGGGTGGCCGAGTCCTCGATCGTCGACCGGTACGGCGCCACCCTCTGACAGTGCTCCGAGCGGCGTCGGGCGGCTGAACCCACGCCTTCGAACCTGACGCCCACGGTCGATTGAACCGTCGACGGCTCAGCGACGTGTCACCCGGTGGGTGCCACCGGCACCCGGACGGGACACAGCCGCCTCTGCATCTCCACAGCTGTTTCCCCGGACCACCACCACCACGACTGGATACCCTGGCTGTCCATGGTCGCCCTGGCCGGCCACCGAGTCGACCGCCGAACCATCCGCCAGGCAGCACCGCACCGCCGCAGTCCGCACCACCGGACATCCAGCATCGCCTCAGCACCGGGTCGTCAGACCACCCCGCCACCACCGCACCCGCACCACACCGCCGCACTACCAGCACCGCACCACCGCGCTCCCAGCAGCACCGGACCGCCGCAGTCCCACCACCGCACCAGCTCCGCACCGCCGCAGTCCGACCACCGCACCAGCTCCGCACCGCCGCGCCACCAGCACCGCACTTCCCGCACCACGAGCACCGCACGCCGCACCGTCCGCCTGCCGGGGCTCCGCTCCGTCCGCGGTCACCGCTCACCACCAGGCCCTGCTCGCACCGACCCCGTGTCCGCACCCCCGATGGGAATCCCGATGACCCAGACCGAACCCCGCCCCGCCACCGGCGCCGAGACCACCGACCACGGCTGCGCCTGCGCCGCTCCGTGCGGCTCCCGCGGCCGCTCCGTCACCCGCCGCACCGCGATCGGGGCGGGGGTCGTCGCCGGCGCCGCTTTCGTGACCGCCTGTGGCAGCAGCGACCCGGGCACGGCCACCCTCACCTCGAGCTCCAGCACCTCGTCCACCACCTCGTCCGCGACCGCGCCCGGAAGCTCGTCGCCGTCGAGCACCGCCGCCGGCACCACGGCCGGCACCACCGCGGAGGCGTCGAGCACCGGCAGCGCCGCCCCGGCCCCGTCGGGCACCGAGATCGCCAAGCTGGCCGACGTCCCCTCCGGCGGTTCGCTGATCGTGGAGAACGGTGGCGACAAGATCGCCCTGGCCCGCAACGCCGACGGCTCCGTGGTCGCGCACTCGGCCATCTGCACCCACCAGGGCTGCGCGGTGAACGCCGACGGCGCCGTCCTCGCCTGCCCGTGCCACGGGTCCACCTTCGACGCCTTCAGCGGCGCCGCCACCAAGGGTCCGGCCACCGCCGCGCTCGAAACGCTTTCCGTCGAGGTCAGCGGCGACGCCGTCTACCTCACCGCCTGAGCCCGCCCGCCCCCGGACCCGGCGTCGACGCCCGGGTCCGCGGCGGCGCTCCGCCCCGTGCCGGCGGTCTCCGCGGAGCTGCACGTCACGGTCGGCCCCGTACGGCGGCCCGGAGCCCGGCCGGCGGTGCCGCGCACACAGCCGACTCACAGCTCCCACCCAGCCCGCACCGTGGTGCCGGAGCGGAGGATTGCCCCATGAGCACTCCGGCGACGTCCAGCACCGCCACGCCCGGCCCCGGTTCGGCCCCCATCCGGGGCATCGACGGCCGCCCCGTCCGCGCCCTCGTCGTCGATGACGAGCCGACGTTGGCCGAGCTGGTCGGGATGGCCCTGCGTTACGAGGGCTGGGAGATCCGCACGGCGGCCAGCGGCACCGCCGCCGTCCAGGCCGCCCGCGAATTCCGGCCCGACGTCATCGTGCTCGACGTGATGCTGCCCGACTTCGACGGCATGGAGGTGCTGCGGCGCGTCCGGGCCGACGGGGAGCTGGCACCCGTGCTGTTCCTCACCGCCCGCGACGCGGTGGAGGACCGCATCGCCGGTCTCACCGCAGGCGGTGACGACTACGTGACCAAGCCGTTCTCGCTGGAGGAGCTGGTGCTGCGACTGCGTGCCCTGCTGCGGCGTGGCAAGAGCGCGGTGCCGACCGAGAACTCGATGATCGTCGTCGGCGATCTCACCCTCGACGAGGACAGCCGGGAGGTGCGCCGCGGCGACGACCTCATCCCGCTCACCGCCACCGAGTTCGAGCTGTTGCGGTTCCTGATGCGCAACGCCAAGCGGGTGCTGTCCAAGGCCCAGATCCTGGACCGGGTGTGGAACTACGACTTCGGCGGTCAGGCCAACATCGTCGAGCTCTACATCTCCTACCTGCGCAAGAAGATCGACTCCGGCCGCGAGCCGATGATCCACACGATGCGCGGGTTCGGATACGTCCTCAAGCCCGCCTCCTGAGCCACCCCGATGACCCCCGCCGCCACCGCCGCTCCCCCGCCCCCGGAGGCCCCGCCCGCCCCCGGCTCCCCCGCCGACGGGCCGCTCCCGGGGCGTCGCCGGCGGCCGCTCCGGCTGCGCACGAAGCTGATCGCGGCCGCCGTGCTGTTGGTACTGCTCGTCTGCGGGGTCACCGGGGTGGCCACCCAGCTCTCTCTGACGCACTACCTGACCTCACAGGTCGACCAGCGACTGCAGCCCTTCGCCCAGGACCGACCCCAGGACGGCGACGGGTCGGGACCCTTCGACTTCACCGGCAGCTGCACCGGCGTGGTCCCGCCCGACCGCACCCCCGGCCGTGGCGGGCCGGGCTTCACCGACACCCTCGGCGCCACGCTCCTCGACGGCCGGGTCGTGACGGCCGGGCTCCTCACCCGGGACGGGTGCGTCACGGTGAGCGCCGACGCCGCGGCGGGGTTGACCGACGTCGCGGACCAGACCCGGCCGGTCACGGTGACCATCGACGGCTACGGCGACTTCCGGGTGCTGGGCACCACGACGGGCGGCACCACCACCGTCGTCGGACTGCCGCTGGCACGGGAGCAGGCCACCGCCGGGCAACTCGTCCGGACGCTGCTCATCGTGATGGCCACGGCCCTGCTCGTCGCCGCCGCCGGCGCCTACGTCATCGTCCGGCGGACCCTGCGCCCGCTGGACCGGGTGGCCGCCACCGCGCACCTGGTCGCCACCATGCCGCTGCACCGCGGGGAGGTCGACCTGGGGATCCGGGTCCCGCCCGGCGACACCGACCCGCGCACCGAGGTGGGGCAGGTCGGGGCGGCCCTGAACCGGATGCTGGGCCACGTGTCCACGGCCCTCGAACGCAGGCAGGCCAGCGAGACCCAGGTCCGCCGCTTCGTCGCCGACGCCTCCCACGAGCTGCGGACCCCGCTGGCCGCGATCCGCGGTTACACCGAGCTCGCCCGGCGCGGTGACGTCGACCGCGACACCGTCGCCCACGCGCTGTCGCGGGTCGACTCGGAGTCGGTGCGGATGTCGGTGCTGGTCGATGACCTGCTGCTGCTGGCCCGGCTGGACGCGGGGCGACCGCCGGCCGCCGACGAGGTGGATCTGACGCTGCTGGCCCTGGACGTGGTCAGCGACGCCCGGGTGGCGGGGCCGGAGCACGTCTGGCGGTTGGACCTGCCCGCCGAGCCGGTCGCGGTCACCGGCGAGCAACTGCGGCTGCACCAGGTGCTGGCCAACCTGCTGACCAACGCCCGGACCCACACCCCACCCGGGACGACGGTCACGACCGGGGTGGCCCTCGTCGACGGCGAGGTCCAGCTGACCGTCACCGACGACGGACCGGGCATCGATCCGGCGTTGCTGCCGGGCGTCTTCGGCCGTTTCGTCCGGGGCGACTCGTCCCGGTCCCGGCAGGCCGGTTCCACCGGATTGGGTCTGGCCATCGTCCGCGCCGTGGTCACCGCGCACGGAGGCCGGGTGGAGGTCGACAGCCGCCCGGGACGCACCCGGTTCACGGTGTCCCTGCCGCCGCACGGCAGCGACCCGGTCAGCCCACCGGATGCGCGGCCAGCACCTCCTGCGCGAGGGTGAAGGTGGCCTGGTCGTACAGCACCAGCACCACCCGCTCGACAGCGGTGTCGGCGGCGCGCACCGCGGTCAGGGCCTGCAGCACGGCGTCGTCCTTCGGCCAGCCGTAGGCGCCCGCCGAGATCAACGGGAAGGCCACCGCCCCGGCGCCGACGCGGTCGGCGACGGCGAGGCTGCGCAGATAGCAGGACCGCAGGGTCGCGGACCGGTCGATGGCGGGATCGTGCACCGGGCCGACCGTGTGGATCACCCAGCGGCAGCCCAGCCGGCCGGCGGTGGTGGCGACGGCGTCACCGGCGGGCAACCCGTCCGGGTAGGTGGTCCGACGCAGTTCACGGCACTCCCGCAGGATCGCACCGCCGCCGGCCCGGTGGATGGCCCCGTCCACGCCGGCGCCGCCGAGCAGCGTCGAGTTCGCCGCGTTCACGATCGCGTCGACGGATTCACAGATCATCCCGGTGATGTCACCGGTGA is drawn from Nakamurella deserti and contains these coding sequences:
- the radA gene encoding DNA repair protein RadA, translated to MATSSTNPRAARPTFRCSECGAAAAKWHGRCPECQAWGSLAEASPVAGSLRKVSAGPTSGAAQSMPDIDATAVQMRASGIRELDRVLGGGLVPGSVTLLAGEPGVGKSTLLLAAAQAWAAAGHGRALIITGEESAAQVRLRAERIGAMHPAVFLAAETELSAALSHIETVAPTFLIVDSVQTVAAAEVDGSSGGVTQIRAVASALIAVAKARGIATFLVGHVTKEGGIAGPRVLEHLVDVVLHFEGDRQSSLRLVRGVKNRFGPSDEVGCFQMVGAGILSLDDPSGLFLSARRPHIPGTCSTIAMEGRRPLPVEIQTLVTPRSKDGYGQRSAVGLAAPRVDLVLAVLQRWGGVAVNTYDVMAATVGGAKLIEPSADLALGMAVWSSARDIPLSPGLVVLGELGLSADVRPVAGLDRRLVEARRLGFDHAIVPAGTAVERPLGMRVDQVSDLGEALRAQGNDAGVVHWLREKRAR
- a CDS encoding sensor histidine kinase; protein product: MTPAATAAPPPPEAPPAPGSPADGPLPGRRRRPLRLRTKLIAAAVLLVLLVCGVTGVATQLSLTHYLTSQVDQRLQPFAQDRPQDGDGSGPFDFTGSCTGVVPPDRTPGRGGPGFTDTLGATLLDGRVVTAGLLTRDGCVTVSADAAAGLTDVADQTRPVTVTIDGYGDFRVLGTTTGGTTTVVGLPLAREQATAGQLVRTLLIVMATALLVAAAGAYVIVRRTLRPLDRVAATAHLVATMPLHRGEVDLGIRVPPGDTDPRTEVGQVGAALNRMLGHVSTALERRQASETQVRRFVADASHELRTPLAAIRGYTELARRGDVDRDTVAHALSRVDSESVRMSVLVDDLLLLARLDAGRPPAADEVDLTLLALDVVSDARVAGPEHVWRLDLPAEPVAVTGEQLRLHQVLANLLTNARTHTPPGTTVTTGVALVDGEVQLTVTDDGPGIDPALLPGVFGRFVRGDSSRSRQAGSTGLGLAIVRAVVTAHGGRVEVDSRPGRTRFTVSLPPHGSDPVSPPDARPAPPARG
- a CDS encoding O-acetyl-ADP-ribose deacetylase, yielding MQLQLVTGDITGMICESVDAIVNAANSTLLGGAGVDGAIHRAGGGAILRECRELRRTTYPDGLPAGDAVATTAGRLGCRWVIHTVGPVHDPAIDRSATLRSCYLRSLAVADRVGAGAVAFPLISAGAYGWPKDDAVLQALTAVRAADTAVERVVLVLYDQATFTLAQEVLAAHPVG
- a CDS encoding ubiquinol-cytochrome c reductase iron-sulfur subunit, with the protein product MTQTEPRPATGAETTDHGCACAAPCGSRGRSVTRRTAIGAGVVAGAAFVTACGSSDPGTATLTSSSSTSSTTSSATAPGSSSPSSTAAGTTAGTTAEASSTGSAAPAPSGTEIAKLADVPSGGSLIVENGGDKIALARNADGSVVAHSAICTHQGCAVNADGAVLACPCHGSTFDAFSGAATKGPATAALETLSVEVSGDAVYLTA
- the disA gene encoding DNA integrity scanning diadenylate cyclase DisA, which produces MGVAERASSPALRSVLSRLAPGTDLREGLERILRGRTGALIVLGFDKPVEDICDGGFQINIDFSPTRVRELSKMDGAVILNDSASRILRANVQLMPDPAIPTAESGTRHRTAERTALQTGLPVISVSHSMSIISLYYDGIRYVLADPSTILARANQALATLQRYRARLDEVAQQLSALEIEDFTTLRDVTTVVQRLLMVRRIANEIASDVAELGTDGRLPALQLDELTSTIEDTRVLLVRDYLPDGLDRSETDVLDALEEIDETALLDLHSIARDLGYAINPDVLDMHVSPRGYRLLAAIPRVPQAIQDRLIAHFHNLQGLLAATAGDLQEVEGVGEARARVVREGLSRVAESSIVDRYGATL
- a CDS encoding response regulator transcription factor encodes the protein MSTPATSSTATPGPGSAPIRGIDGRPVRALVVDDEPTLAELVGMALRYEGWEIRTAASGTAAVQAAREFRPDVIVLDVMLPDFDGMEVLRRVRADGELAPVLFLTARDAVEDRIAGLTAGGDDYVTKPFSLEELVLRLRALLRRGKSAVPTENSMIVVGDLTLDEDSREVRRGDDLIPLTATEFELLRFLMRNAKRVLSKAQILDRVWNYDFGGQANIVELYISYLRKKIDSGREPMIHTMRGFGYVLKPAS